A window from Sus scrofa isolate TJ Tabasco breed Duroc chromosome 2, Sscrofa11.1, whole genome shotgun sequence encodes these proteins:
- the LOC110259672 gene encoding LOW QUALITY PROTEIN: interferon regulatory factor 3-like (The sequence of the model RefSeq protein was modified relative to this genomic sequence to represent the inferred CDS: inserted 4 bases in 3 codons), with protein MGTPKPRILPWLLWQLDLEQLEGVVRVDQSCRHLHIPWKDILQPDAQHPHLPACAKVTPGKDKPHLLTHKRNFRSSLHPKKXVAFSRGQTKDLQDLHESYEFVTSGVGDFPEAEISLDPKADAGAWQPLWAQRLGHCXWTWALGKSSSPRDSHQLDGEVPKDEEGGTFNLVPFVADLIIFMEGSGPLASTDYGSVGESWSQCQLSIKRLLKVKVVPMCLSXLPDMAQLGGTSSLEHSMCLHIANSHPLFLTLGQYKAYLYQDLVKDMDF; from the exons ATGGGAACCCCAAAGCCTCGGATCCTACCCTGGCTGCTGTGGCAGCTGGACCTGGAGCAGCTGGAGGGCGTGGTCCGGGTGGACCAGAGCTGCAGGCACCTCCACATCCCTTGGAAGGACATTTTGCAGCCGGATGCCCAGCATCCGCATCTCCCAGCCTGTGCCAAGGTCACCCCTGGGAAAGACAAGCCCCACCTGCTGACCCATAAGAGGAACTTCCGGTCCTCCCTGCACCCAAAGAA TGTTGCATTCAGCAGAGGACAGACCAAGGACCTCCAGGACCTGCATGAGAGCTACGAGTTTGTGACCTCCGGGGTTGGAGACTTTCCTGAGGCAGAAATCTCTCTAGACCCAAAGGCTGATGCG GGAGCCTGGCAGCCACTCTGGGCCCAGAGGCTGGGGCACT ACTGGACCTGGGCCCTGGGCAAGAGCTCCTCCCCCAGGGATAGTCACCAGCTTGATGGTGAGGTCCCCAAGGACGAGGAGGGGGGCACATTCAACCTGGTACCTTTTGTGGCAGATCTGATAATCTTCATGGAAGGAAGTGGACCCTTAGCATCTACAGACTACGGTTCTGTGGGGGAGTCATGGTCCCAGTGCCAGCTGTCAATCAAGAGGCTCCTGAAGGTCAAGGTTGTTCCCATGTGCCTCA ACCTGCCAGATATGGCCCAGTTAGGGGGTACCTCCTCCCTGGAGCATAGCATGTGCCTGCACATTGCCAATAGCCACCCACTCTTCCTCACCTTGGGCCAGTACAAGGCTTACCTTTACCAAGACCTGGTCAAGGACATGGATTTCTAG